From the Bacillus sp. FJAT-22090 genome, the window TCAGAAACACTGGGATTTGTAAAAAAGCATGACGTTCCCACAGGAGAATTTAGGTGGATAACGCTTGTTTCTACCGAAGATCAAAAAGGTACCGAGCTTTTACTTGAACCGAATAACCATCCAGCCGCAAAAGAGTATCAAAAGAAGTTATTCGCTGAGGGCATCCCAGTAACAATGTTTGGGGTTGCAGATATTCACGCAGAGTACAAACGATTAATGGAAAGAGGCGTGAAGTTTACTATGGAGCCGACAAAAATGGGCGAATTCACAATAGCTGTCTTTGACGATACATGCGGCAACCTTATTCAGATAATTCAGCAGTAACTTTATGACGAAATAATCTATATTCTGAACGACTTTATTGGTAAGTTTTAAGTACGGTGATGTTTTTTATCAAAATTAAACATTTTTATGCTAACCCTGTCCTAATTGGACGGGGTTATACATGTTTAAAGTTTAAAAATAAATGACAATGTTATCATACTACAATAGAAATGTAACATTGTGAATCACTTCACTTAAATTAGGGACATGCATAGTTTTTGTCGAGATTGTATAACTAATATACAAAATATAATATGTTAAAATTTGTTACAGAATTTGTTTGGAGGAATTATTTTGACAGTAGAAAAAAGTTTAAGGGTTTGTGAAAAGGGACATAAGTATTACAAAAGTAGTGAATGTCCAAGTTGCCCAACCAGTGATAAAGAGAATAAGCCTAAAAGTGCTTCCTTTCGAAACTTAGTTCACCTGCAAGAAATGCATTGGTTCACGAAGGGATTGACACTTTGCAAGAACTATCCAATTACACTGAAAAAGAAATTTTAAAAATTCATGGTATTGGACCAGCTTCCTTACCTATTATGAGAACTTCATTAGAAGGAGAAGGGTTATCATTTAAAGAATAAATAATTTAAAATACTTGACGTACTTTACTTAACAAACGGGTGCTTCAGTTGAACAACAAAAATAAAAGTAATCTTAACTTAGGCTGGATCCAATATGGGTCCAGTCTTTTTGTTTCAATAGTTCTTCATCCTCTTTTCTACCAAGGATTCATAAAAGAAGTAAATAAAAATAAAAATGGGTTTGACACAATCAACTACTTTGTAATACTATATAGTAGTACTCAGTATTACTAAGTAGATTGTTAGGAGGATATATGAAGGATTTAACTGAAATGCTTAAAGGTGTTCTTGAAGGAGTGGTGCTTCAAAAGATTCATGCTGGAGAAACCTATGGCTATGAAATAACAAAGTACCTAAATGATTTGGGTTTTGAGGATATTGTGGAAGGAACTGTCTATACCATTCTTGTTCGAATTGAGAAAAAAGGGCTCGTAGAGATTGAGAAGAAGAAATCTGAACTTGGACCTGCGAGGAAATTCTACAAGCTAAATGCTAAAGGGGAGGAAGAATTAAAGGAGTTTTGGCAACGTTGGATATTCTTAGAGGAAAAAATGAATGAAATAAAGGAGCAAAGAAATGTTTAAGAAGATGATCCAAGAAAAACGAGAATTTCGTGCATACCAAAAAAGAGTAAATGAATTACCGGAAGAATACAGAAAAGCAATGAAAGCTATTGAAAGTTATATGTGGAATTTTGCAAAGGGAGGAAGCATGCTAGAGCTTTTACGCAATATTTTAGAGATGTTCGAGAACAGTGCTACGGATGGATTAAGTGTGCGAGATGTAGTCGGAAATGATATCGCTGAATTTGCGGACTCCTTATTAGCAGAATTTCCAGAAGAAACATGGATGGACAAAATGAGAAAAAAATTAAGGGATTCTATGAAATAAAGGAGAGATAGTCATGAGCACAATCGTCCTAGAAATCAAAAATACTAAAAAGAGTTTTAAAGGGAATGAAGTTTTAAGAGATGTCAATATTACGGTTAAAGCTGGCTCGATTTATGCCTTATTAGGGGCAAATGGAGCCGGGAAAAGCACCCTATTAAAAATTGTTACAGGACTATTAAATAGTGATGGTGGAAAGGTAACAATTAAAGATATTGATGTTGCTGACAATCCGGTGGCAGCACAAAAGTTATTTAGTTTTAGTTCGCAAAATACCACTGTTGACGGTGTGCTTACTGGATATGAAAATCTTCACCTAATTGCAAAATTGCGACATAAGCTCAATCCGAAAAAGGTTGCCGAGGGTCTGTTAGATAAATTTGATCTGACAGAAGCGAAAGATAAAGCTGTCTCTACTTATTCAGGAGGAATGCGTCGACGTCTTGACTTAGCCATGAGTTTAGTTGGGGATCCAGAAATCATTTTTCTGGATGAACCTACTACTGGATTGGACCTGAAAAGCAGGCAGGAGCTTTGGAATACGATTAAAGAAATGAAGTCCCAAGGGAAAACCATTTTATTAACGACGCAATATTTAGAGGAAGCAGACTATTTAGCTGACCAAATCGGTTTTTTACGTGAAGGTGAAATTGTTGCCGATGGCACTCCAGATGAAATGAAACGTTTGGCAGGAGCAGATAAATTACTTCTTGTATTTAATAATCTTCAAGATACTGAAAGGGCTTTAAAACTTTTGGTATCTTATTCTCCTATCAAAAGGGCAGATTGTGAGATTTCCATAGAT encodes:
- a CDS encoding VOC family protein, producing the protein MKIIVTSIFVEDQDKALAFYSETLGFVKKHDVPTGEFRWITLVSTEDQKGTELLLEPNNHPAAKEYQKKLFAEGIPVTMFGVADIHAEYKRLMERGVKFTMEPTKMGEFTIAVFDDTCGNLIQIIQQ
- a CDS encoding PadR family transcriptional regulator, whose translation is MKDLTEMLKGVLEGVVLQKIHAGETYGYEITKYLNDLGFEDIVEGTVYTILVRIEKKGLVEIEKKKSELGPARKFYKLNAKGEEELKEFWQRWIFLEEKMNEIKEQRNV
- a CDS encoding DUF1048 domain-containing protein; this encodes MFKKMIQEKREFRAYQKRVNELPEEYRKAMKAIESYMWNFAKGGSMLELLRNILEMFENSATDGLSVRDVVGNDIAEFADSLLAEFPEETWMDKMRKKLRDSMK
- a CDS encoding ABC transporter ATP-binding protein → MSTIVLEIKNTKKSFKGNEVLRDVNITVKAGSIYALLGANGAGKSTLLKIVTGLLNSDGGKVTIKDIDVADNPVAAQKLFSFSSQNTTVDGVLTGYENLHLIAKLRHKLNPKKVAEGLLDKFDLTEAKDKAVSTYSGGMRRRLDLAMSLVGDPEIIFLDEPTTGLDLKSRQELWNTIKEMKSQGKTILLTTQYLEEADYLADQIGFLREGEIVADGTPDEMKRLAGADKLLLVFNNLQDTERALKLLVSYSPIKRADCEISIDLDEEIKTTLNVLNTLTTEKIELKMFKMITPTLDDVFMTLTKG